DNA from Thermodesulfobacteriota bacterium:
GGACAAGCACCAAGTGATTTTCCAGAATTTGCTGAGTTTCTTGTTGAATGTGGAATAACTTCGATAAGTTTAATACCTGACACAGTCTTAAAAACAAAGATTATTATAGCAGAAAAAGAAAAGCAATTAGGGATAAGTTGACAAAAATAAATTAATTGTGTTAGTTTTTATAAGTTAATTTTTAAAAGTTTAGTTGTATTTATAGCTTTATAAAAATTTTTGAGAAAAACTCCTCTTGACAAGTCAAACAGTAG
Protein-coding regions in this window:
- a CDS encoding phosphoenolpyruvate synthase/pyruvate phosphate dikinase yields the protein GQAPSDFPEFAEFLVECGITSISLIPDTVLKTKIIIAEKEKQLGIS